A window of Candidatus Latescibacter sp. genomic DNA:
CACGGCACCCGCAGTTCTTATCAGGACCCGAAAGCCTTCCGCCGTCAGGTTGCCTCGTTCGAGAACCGTCTCGGATTCAGACTTTACGGGGTCCGTCACCACTATTTGATGTTCAATCACGGCAAAACGCTTGAAACCGCCGCCGAGGCCGGGATGATTTACGATGCCACGCTCGGGTTCGGAGACAGAACGGGTTATCGGAACGGGATCGCCTCGCCCTTTTTCCCCTTTATCACCTCCCATCCGGCGGGAAAACTGGTGGAGATTCCGCTCAATTTCATGGATGGAGTGTTCCTTCATTCCAGCGATGGGGAAGAAGCGGTCATTCGTCGCATCACGGAATCCTACCTGTATGCAAAAGCGGCGGGTGGTCTTTTCAGCGTTCTTATTCATCCGGGGAACATGGACACTCACGAGATGCCTCCGCTCCCCCGTTTTTACCAGTCATTCCTCAATCGATGCCGTCTGGACCGAGCCTGCTCGATGACCGGAATCGATCTGGCCCGTTGGTGGACCGCCCGCGAGCAGGTTATAAAATCGCTCGAATGCGGGCCGGAAATATGGAGAATCCAGGGAACCGCCATCCCGGAGGAAATGGATTTTTCCATCAGTGCACCCCAGATCAAATCCATGCGGTTTGCCATCGAAGGCGGTCATGGAACCGCCACCCTGGCTCATGATACGCTCATCATCCGTCCCGGAAAGGTTGACCCGGCCAAGGGGCTGACGGTGATGAGGAGGTATTGAGGGAAGACAGAAGACAGAAGAATAAAGGGAAATCCGGTTAAGTAAGAAAGCAAACGAGGATAAATGGTAGATATTTTATGATCCGTAGGTTTTAAGATCCCCCCTGCCTTCGGCATCCCCCCTTATTAAGGGGGGTATCAATTCGTAAAAATGTGTACATGGTGATAACTGTAATTTTTTCCCCCCTTAATAAGGGGGGTAGGGGGGATTAACCTTATCGGATGTTCACCTTTGTTGAACTAACGACATACCCAATGACTAGAAAAAAAGTACTTGTTCTCCTGATGTTCGAAGTGCTCGAGGATTCCCGGGTGTGGAAGACCTGCCTCTCGCTCCGTGACCGGGGAGCAGAAGTGACGGTTGCCTGCACCAATCCTTCAAGTCACCTGGGAAAGGAAACCTGCGAGGGAATCTCAATCGTCCGGTTTCCTCATCCGCAGGAGTTTTTCCTGAAACGTCTCTACCATCTGGCGCATCGCTGGCTCCCGGTTAAACCGGCTGCATTTTCTCCGGCGGCGGCAGCTCCTGATGGACAGCAATCCTCTCCTGTGAAAGAGCTCATCCTGCAATGGAATCACCGACATTACATGCGGAATATGAAAAAATTAAACCGGACTTTCATCCGGGCTTTTTCCGGGGGAAAATTCGATCTCATCCACGCCAACGATGTGGATACCCTGTATGCCGGGAGCGAGCTGCGGCGCAGGGGCTGCGCCAATGCCCTCCTCTATGACTCCCACGAGTACTGGGCCGGTATGAGCAGGCCGGGCAGCTATTCGAACATCTCCCTGCAGCGGTTCGAAGGCGCATGTATCCGCGACGCCGATTTTGTGGTCACGGTGAATCCATTTATTGCCGGGCGGCTCAAGGAAAATTACGAATTACAGTACACACCGTCGGTGGTCATGAACTGCCCGCCTCTCTGGCACGGCGAGTTATCGCGCCGTACAATCGAGGCGCCTGTACGGGTAATCTTCCAGGGTAAGCTTCAGGCCTACCGCGGTCTCGAGGAACTTATCCTCGCATTCCGGCACATTCCGGGCGCGGCGCTTACCCTGTCCGGGTACGGTCCCATCGAAGGGAGACTGAAACTCCTGGCTGAACGTGAGGGCCTGAAGGACAGGGTCAGGTTCACCGGCCGTTATCCGCAGGAGGAAACGATGCCCATGCTTTCCTCCCAGGACATCGGGGCGATACCGTACCAGGATGTTGTAATGAACAATGTGTATTCATCTCCGAACAAACTTTTCAACTATGCCATGGCCGGTATGGCAATTGTTACAAGCAGCATGCCGTTTCTGGCCTCAACCGTTAAGGAACATAATATGGGCGAGGTATTCACCGGGAGCAGCCCGGAAGATATCGCCCGCGCCATCCAGTCCCTGGTTTCGGACCCCGTGCGGCTGAGAGCATGCAAGGAAAACGCACGGAGAGCGGCGGAGGAATGGTTTTCCTGGGAAAAACAGTTCGAGAGGAATTATCCGTGGAAACAAGTCTGAACCGTGATTCATGGGATAGATGCCGATACAAGTTCGGCATG
This region includes:
- a CDS encoding glycosyltransferase family 4 protein; protein product: MTRKKVLVLLMFEVLEDSRVWKTCLSLRDRGAEVTVACTNPSSHLGKETCEGISIVRFPHPQEFFLKRLYHLAHRWLPVKPAAFSPAAAAPDGQQSSPVKELILQWNHRHYMRNMKKLNRTFIRAFSGGKFDLIHANDVDTLYAGSELRRRGCANALLYDSHEYWAGMSRPGSYSNISLQRFEGACIRDADFVVTVNPFIAGRLKENYELQYTPSVVMNCPPLWHGELSRRTIEAPVRVIFQGKLQAYRGLEELILAFRHIPGAALTLSGYGPIEGRLKLLAEREGLKDRVRFTGRYPQEETMPMLSSQDIGAIPYQDVVMNNVYSSPNKLFNYAMAGMAIVTSSMPFLASTVKEHNMGEVFTGSSPEDIARAIQSLVSDPVRLRACKENARRAAEEWFSWEKQFERNYPWKQV